The genomic window TGCCCGTGCGAGACGGTGCCCAGGGCAAGGCCGCGAGCGACCGGGCTTTTAACGCGGCAAAGCGACAGAAGCGATGGCCCCATGATGGAACCGATCATCCCGGTGGCGACCACGAAGGCGGCGGTGAGACTCGCCTCGCCGCCGGTCAGCCGCGATATCTCCACCGCTATCGGAACGGTCACCGACTTGGGTCCCAGGGAGAGGAGCACACGGTCGCCGAGCCCCAGTCCCCTTCCAGCAACGAGGGCGGCAGCCATGGTGGTCAGGGAGCCGGCTACGACGCCGGACAGCACCGGGAGGGCGTGACTCTTCAGGACCCGGCGGTTGTGGTACAGCGGCAGTGCGAGGGCAACGGTGGCGGGCCCCAAGAGATAGGTCATGACGTCCTTCGCCGGCCGATACTCCTCCAGGGTCAGCCCCGTCGCCTGCAAAAAGGCGATGAGGGCCACGGTGCTTAAAAAAACCGGGTTAAAAAGCGGATGCCGGTAAGTAAGAAAAAGCCGGCGCGTCGCGAGATAGGCCCCCAGGGTGAGCGCCACGAAAAGGATGAAGAGAGGGAGGTTGTTCAAGGCTCCCTCCTCTTTTGCAGCAGTTGCACCGACGTTCCGGTGACCGCCACGCCGAGCGCCGCGCTTACCAGGAGGATGATGAGAAGTTCCAGACCGCTTTGGCGCATCAACGAGCCAAACGACATGAGCCCCACCGAGATCGGAATGAAGAAGAAGGCGAAATGCTTGAGCAGGAATCCGCTCGCGGTCTCGATGTAGCGAGGTTTAACGAGGCCGGAGGTCAGCAGGGCGAACATGATCAGCATCCCCGCGACGTTGCCCGGAAGGGCTAGATGCAGCGCCCCGACCAGGTACACGCCAAGACGAAAAACCAGCCACAACAGTGCGGTCTGCCAGATTATGTTCAGGAGGTTTCTTGCCATCGAGATGCTGCCTCTTTTGTGGGCTCCATCCCCTGCCGTCACTGAAGAAAAGGGCGTGGGGAAGGGACGGGGGTAATACAAACCTGCGGCAGTCGGCAGTCTTCCCCGGGAGGAACTCCTCCCG from Geomonas ferrireducens includes these protein-coding regions:
- a CDS encoding LrgB family protein, giving the protein MNNLPLFILFVALTLGAYLATRRLFLTYRHPLFNPVFLSTVALIAFLQATGLTLEEYRPAKDVMTYLLGPATVALALPLYHNRRVLKSHALPVLSGVVAGSLTTMAAALVAGRGLGLGDRVLLSLGPKSVTVPIAVEISRLTGGEASLTAAFVVATGMIGSIMGPSLLSLCRVKSPVARGLALGTVSHGQGTAVALLENETAGAMGGVAMAIAAVFTALVAPYYLPLFLH
- a CDS encoding CidA/LrgA family protein; its protein translation is MARNLLNIIWQTALLWLVFRLGVYLVGALHLALPGNVAGMLIMFALLTSGLVKPRYIETASGFLLKHFAFFFIPISVGLMSFGSLMRQSGLELLIILLVSAALGVAVTGTSVQLLQKRREP